AAAGGAAATACTTTGAAGTAAAAAACTTGAGCAAGTGTTTGCCGACAGGAGACAAGTAATTAATATGCCACCCAAAAAACATGTGATGTGCATTCAACGAAATAATTGCTAAAATCAATTATTTGGGCCATGCACACTGCACACATTATAAACACACCCGTGACACTCTCTATGTATGTGTGCGAGACTGTACTAGTGTACTGTACTTTACACACATGAGGGTTTAAGCACAAAGAAGCAGCTGCATTTTGACTTGTGAAATTATGTTCTGATTCTTCAATCAGTCGAAAAAAATCCAATCTTTCAGGTTTTACTATTTGGGTCTTGTTTATTGTTTCATTTCATGGCTTCTTCAATGTTAATTGGTGCTCAAAATCTTGCTTTTCTCAATAAAAGTCCAGTTTCCCCAAATGAGTTAGGTTTTATTAGGTCTGATTTACATGGAAAAGCCCATTTCCCCAAGATTTCTATGGTTTCTTGTGGTAAAAATTCAATCTTTAAGAACAAGAATTTGGTGATCCAGTGTACTGTTTCAGCCTCAAGGCCTGCTTCACAACCAAGATTTATTCAGCATAAAAAAGAGGCTTTTTGGTTTTACAGGTTCTTGTCAATTGTGTATGATCATATTCTTAACCCTGGACATTGGACTGAGGATATGAGAGAGGTTGCACTTGAGCCAGTTGATTTGAATGATAGGAATATGATTGTGGTTGATGTTGGGGGTGGTACGGGGTTTGCGACATTGGGTATTGTGAAAAATGTGGATGCCAAGAATGTGACTATTCTTGATCAATCTCCTCATCAGCTTGCCAAGGCTAGGGAAAAGAAGCCGTTGAAGGAGTGCAGGATAATTGAAGGCGATGCGGAGGATTTgccttttgaaactgattatgcTGATAGATATGTTTCTGCAGGGAGGTATAGTGCTCAAACTATTCATTTGTTGTTTTGTATATGTTATTTTGATGATCTTGTTTTGGGTTGATAATATATTACGGGATGAATAATTGTTGGAATGAGAATGATTTTAGCGATGATGTTTGGTTTATTCTGGAATGGGAAGGACTATACcaaaataatatacaaatttaGATATTGGACTAGATATGGAATCCACGGCATGGGGTATGTGGGATACGGGGTCAACTGGTTAATGTAAATGAGTTTTCATTCCTACCATTTAACCCTTAACCAAACACTAACATGGGGGGCATTCTCATTCTCATCGGGGGCATTCTCATTCCCATTAATCAAGTTAAATACCTTATCGAAGGACCCCTGGTGATCGTTGCTATACAAGTCTATGAGTACTAGCTAGATGTCACTGTTATGAATTATATGTTATTAATATTATTCGAGAGAAGTCAATGTTATATTTGTTAGGTAATTGACCCATTTTAAATCTTAAGATTTTAGAAGAAGACCCTCTTTAGATCGTATACTATTTAACGCTCCCACCCAATTGAATGATTGAATGTACATAACCAAACATATAAACAAATGTTAAACATATGGGGGCGGAAATATTTGAATGCAAGACCCTTCTCTAAACCGAGTTTTGATATTGTTGTGGAACAAAAATCTGAGTGCGTTAGTATTTAATgctacgtatctctgtgttgtagagaatcaagccaaaaaacgtagttctaggttgaggggtagagccctttatatagaggtgggtctagggttagacttctgttgggagacttgtccattgggagacttggtggataagtctccaacttagatggtgattaggagtcctaTTGAGAAAGGAGTTCCAgaaccttctgtgtaggacttGGAGTTCGTTTAGAACACACgtctctgctcttccagccgtattgggctTAGTCCGTGAACAGcttgtgttcgtggaccttgacgacctcagATAGTGGGCCTTGTCTACATGAGCCGTCTTGAGTCTACTATGAGTTCGGACCAGACAGACCTGTACTGGACTTTTAGACAAGAAGCCCAAGTataattaatgtgacatttaatgtgtctttaggatgtattttctatcaatatcattttccccccaacttctgtaaatactgctcgagttttcgtggaagttataatggtctattCGCGACTCGGAGTAACTTCGGCCCTTctcgggtatcggcccttcatgggtatcggcgttttatcgtaaagtgtggagcggcctacacatttacaacgacttGCTAGTGCAAGTATACACACATAAGGCTTTTGCACATTCTATTTGGATAGTGTTTTACACTAAATGGCTCTATTTGGGGCTAAAAAGCGAGCGTTTCTCACCCCTTAACCTTCTtcaaggttaattatagggtgaaagctgctaaatggccctaatcggggctaatcggacctaatcggggctaatctccatgtacaagttgctaattaggcttaaaagagcctaattttaagctagAATGCATTAATTGACCATAATCGGGGCCAACatgccctaatcggggctaattaaGACTAATCAGTATGCATAAGACACTAATTATCCTTAATGCATACTAATTATAAGAGTGAATGGGTTAAACAACCCTAATCTGGGCTAATTTCATCATACAAATCACTAATTCCCCCTAATTTGGGTTAATTACGCTTAATACACACTAATCGACCCTAATCCGGGCTTAATTTCATTAATCGGCCCTAATTTGGCTTAAtcttaaaatcctgaaaatttaaaaaaaattcaaaaattttctgatttttttccatatttttcgaaatttttcaaaattttcgaAGGGGGTCACCGGGGTTGAGCAGAGCCTCCTGCTACGCTCTGCTCAACCTCATGCCCCCAAATGTGGGCTACTCGACCACCCGGAGGGGAACCTCTTGGTCGGCCTGGAGGTGGTTGCCTCAAGGGTTCCTGCCGCTAACTTTTTTTTTTGAACTTCTCACTAAGAGTTCAAGGTTTCTACATACCTTATTATGCTCTTGTTGTGCTTGGTTGTCCATGGAATTAATTTCATGGTTGTCTTTGAGTTCCTCGCAGCTCTGTTATGGCTGTTTCAGTGAATGTTCTGTACTCATCTCAGTGGATGTTCTTTACTTGTTCTTGCTAAACGTTATGTGTTCTATTGAACTTGTCCTTATAGGAATTCTAATACTTCATTGAACTTGGTCCAAACTTCTCTTATAGGATGTTATCCACTTCAACCAACTCGTTCTCGTagacgttctagtcttcacgGAACTTTTAATGAGTCAAAAGACCTTAACTTGTTGGCGTGTAGGCCAAGGCCACTACGGAGGcaagttgtggccgtcatggctatgctacagaggctcctggtaggccaaaagcCTCAATTTGTTGGCTAGTCGGTCGGGGCTTCCTCGCATAcaagttgtggccgtcatggctctgatacggaggctcctggtaggccaaaaggcctccatttgttgGATGGTCGGCCAGAACTTTCCTGCATGCAaattgtggccgtcatggctctgatacggaggctcctggtaggccaaaaggcctccatttgttggtcggtcggccggagcttccccgcatgCAAATTGTGGCCGTCGTGGCTCtaatacggaggctcctggtaggccaaaaggcctcaatttgttggccggtcggccggggcttccccgcatacaagttgtggccgtcatggctctgatacggaggctgCTGGTAGGTCAAAAGGCCTCTATTTGTTGGCTggtcggccggagcttccccgcatgCAAATTGTGGTCGTCATGGCTCTCCTACAGGGGAGTCTGGTTGGCCATATGCCCCCCATTTGTGGCCTGGTCGGCCGGGAGTGCCCCGCACGTAAGTTGTGGCCGTCTTGGCTCTCCTACAGGAGCTTCTGGTCGGCCATATGCCCCCCATTTGTGGGTTGGTTGGCCGGGAGTGGCCCGCACGTAAGTTGTGGTCGTCATGGCTCTCCTACAGGAGCTTCTGGTCGGCCATATGCCCCcaatttgtgggctggtcggcCGGGAGTGCCACGCACGTAAGTTGTGGCCGACATGGCTCTGATATGGAGGAGAACGTTTTGTTCTTGTACTCGTGAGTTAAGCTGAAGAACTAATCTTGTCTTAATCTTCACTAATTTTGCTAATCGTGGTGATTAACATAATCGTCCTTTAGTTAAGACTAATGACTTGTATTTGGTTTCAGCCAGGCTTTTTTCGGAAGACTGATACGATAAGCAATGTCCTGCATCGCTTTTCTTGTTTATTATGTCGTCCTTTCTTGCCTTTTGATTGCTCTTCTTCATCATTTTCGGTGTTCTTTTAGCGAGGTACCTACTAGCGCGAACCAGGCAGACTTACAACCTGATGTAGCAGGTGACCTTTttcctataaaagaagatgagaagtgctcattgtcattcacaccttcatttctcaacttctcaaattctcaaattCTCTTAAGCTCTTATCTTTCTCCAAGCTCTTCAAGAATGTCAGGCGGACATGGTCCTATCAAGTCCTCTTTCTCCTACAAGGAAGCTCTACACAAGAGGGCTACTCTTCGCTCCCTTCAAGGTATAGCTCTTGTCTCCCCCTTCTCCATTAACCGTTGTTCGAACAGTTTGAAGAGTATGTTGGATGAGAGGGCGGACGAGTACCCTAGTACCGTCCATTTCGATGTGTTTCATCACAGAAGTATGCTTCGTGAGAAGGATGTCGAGGAGATTATATCGATTTACTCCTAGCCCGACTGCTTACGGGTTCGTAAGGCTAAGCCAAGTGAGAGGGCTTGTAACCTCTGCCACCAAAGGCTGTTTGTGTTCAAGGCGGCCCTTAAGTCTGGGCTAAGGTTTCCTCTTCACCCTTTCATTCCGAGGCTTCTAGCTGAACTTAAGATTCATCCATGCCAGCTTTACCCTAACTGGTGGTCTTTCATCATTCTATTCATAGTGAGATGCCATGACTTAGGCATCCCCTTGAGTGTGACGATGTTCCGTAGTATCTTCATGATGAAGGCTTCTCCTTTGAATCGGCCTGGTTGGGTTGTGATACAACACAGAGCCCATGTTCCTCATATGTTGAACACCAGTTCTCTCAATGACTCGAACCATAAGTGGAACAAGAAGTTTGTGGTCGTTGAGTGGTAGGATGGAGACTGGGGGGCATACTTCAGATGTGACTTTAGTAGCCCAGTTGATAGTTCTCACTTCATTCTCAACCTTTCTGATGCTGAGCTTCTTGCCTGAGACCTCCTTATTGATGACGACGGGAAGACCCCTTATTGAGAGTTCGTGACAGAAGTCAAGCTTATCGAGGCTGGCCTTAGCTGCCTCTCTATAGAGGGTATTTATCTTTGTTTCCCCTTACTTTGCGCAAGTTTTATTCTTATATCTATTTTTTTTCCTTCTTATTTCAGCTGCTGAGGCTCTTGATGCCAAAGCCAAGCCGAGCGATGCCGTTACGGGTAGGATGGCTAGAGATGCAACTAAGAAGGCCAACCATATTTCTAAGGTTCCTGCCTTCCTTGAGGCGTCGGGATCTGGTCAGAAGAGGACCAAAGACTTTGACGGGAGTGTCAGGACCCCTTTTGAGCCCGGATGAGGTATCTCTTCCAACGACTCCGTTTTTGGCAACCCGGGCCTTGCCCTTGAGTGGTCGAAGAACTGCATTACTCCTTCTGACCTCCTATTCGTCTCTTCTGGTGAGAAGCTTCTCGAAGCTGAGATGCTGGGGGCTCACGCCCTCTATCAGGTATACTTCTCCTTGTGTAAATTTTCGTTTAAGTTCTCCTCTTTTTAGAACTTGGAAAATATTATAGAATCACTCCTTGGGGGCTCGACCCTTCATACTTAAACTTGTTATAACTATACTCATATTTTCTTTGTCAAGCCAATGCCTACTTCGCGGCGTCCTCCACTCAAGCTGTTACGATGAGAGGCGATTATGCCGCATTGCAGACTTCCATGAACCAAATGACTATCTCCGTAGGGGAGTGGGAGTCCAAGGCTCATGAAGTAGAGGGTAAACTTGCTGTCATGGAGAGGAAATATGCTAGGTCGGAGGAGAAGAGAAAGAAGAAATGGAAAGACCTCGAGGGAGCTTATCACAGATCCTCTAGGTTCACCACAATGATGGACGAGCACGACGATGAGATGCGCCATGTTAACCTGGCAATAGGTTGGAACAGAGGAATTAAAGATGCTCAGGGCGTATGGCCGGATGTGGTTGATCCAAGCCTTTGGATCTCaacctcatgagccctgatcctctcttgaacatcttggggattcatcccttgagtgCTCATGGAGCGTTGTTCGGtgtcagccatcggctctttgccagcacgccttCTTCTCGGAGCAACATCATCATCCGATGACtcggagtctctttcagtataaggtccagagaattcttgatcctctggAATAGGAGCCAAGCCACGTATGTATTAGTCCGtccgcccttgtgcttcactcctatTAGAGTGCCCACTTCCTCCAACTTCGGGGTATAGtggcatcccgtaaggggggttagtagtcacgATCGTCGAATACTCATACCCAAGGGGTTGagagttcacaggtgcatgtagctgctgaagttggggattcgtcccttgatgAGCCGGGGGATTCGACCCTTGTGGCTGAGCCTCAATTGCCCCTAccagggttcctccttgggtggaggcataAGTTGAGTGTGGTGGTACTTCCACCACTTATGCGATTGCTCGCGGTGGAACAGGAGTGTCTGTTCCACTATTATTTCTGCTCCGTGtattcaccatggttgttgtagtcttcccacagacggtgccaaatgttgtGGAACAAAAACCTGAGTGcgttagtatttaatgctagggttggtgagcttcgagctttaattcgggactatcggtccttgcaagatgcctacgtatctctgtgttgtagagaatcaagccaaaaaacgtagttctaggttgaggggtagaatCCTTTATATAAAGGTGAGTCTATGGTTAGATttctgttgggagacttggtggacaagtctacaacttagatggtgattaggagtcctaTTGAGGAAGGAATTCCAgaaccttctgtgtaggactttgagttCGTTTATAACACACTTCTCTGCTCTTCCatccgtattgggcctagtccgtgaacagATTGTGTTCGTGGACATTGACGACCTCAGCTAGTGGGCCTTTTCTACATGTGACGTCTTGAGTCTACTATGAGTTCGGACCAGACATGCCTGTATTGGACTTTTAGACAAGAAGCCCAAGTataattaatgcgacatttaatgtgtctttatgatgtattttctatccatatcagaTACCATGTTAGCTAATTAACTCATCAAAAATCTTAAGGTGTTGGGGGAAAACCCCGGATGGATCTTATAATATTCAACACTATTCACGGCATGTTATGTTTATTGTTTTTAGAACATTTTAAGTTACTTCCTTGGTTCTCGATATATTTTTTTACCTAGCTTAATCTTAGAGTGATGCAAAGTAGTTAGCTTTTGCTATAAAAGCAAGTCCAGTGGTGATGCTAAAATGAGTGCTATTGTTATAAAATAGCATTCAAGCAAAACAACCAATTCCAATGAAATGCTAAACTTAGATCTAAAATAGCAAAATGCTATATTTGATGCTAAATATAGAACCAAGTATAAATGATGTTATAATTTTCACATAAGAATGCAAGTGTTAAAATGAATTAAAATTGTAATAGTGACAAACATAGTTGTGTAATTTGACATTAGGTAATTGAAATATATCTTTATTTGGATATATTTGGTGTTATTTTACATCTAACTATTAGAGCGTGAGTTTTATTGTAACACCAAAATCAATTTTTTGGTTTCAAATTATAGCAATAACTATACATGTAATAGCATCAACCACTGGACTTCCTCTAATATAACACCGATACATGTTTTTTGATGTCAAAATAACAGTTGCACTCCAATGTTTGTTTCATTATTAGTTTTGAGTTTAGATAACTCTTTCAACTTTTACCTAGTTCAATATGCTTTTGGTATCTAATCATGTACGATGCAATAGTTGTTTAACTATTCCCCTCCATTTCTAATTATGGATGATGATGTGGCAAGGATAAATGGATATATGCATATTTGCattcaaatatgaaattccttTCGAATTGAATATTTTTACATTTGATGCTATAATACAGCAATAGAATCAAGTATAACATTGAATTAACATGCTCTTAGAGAAAGTCCAATGCTAAATGTAAAAAAGATATAGCAATTGCTATAATATAACACCAAAAAGTGTTTCTGGTGCCAAAATAATAGTTGCACTACGATGCTAATTTCATAACTAGTTTAAAATTTATAGAACTATTTTAACTTTTACCTAATTCAATATACTTATGGTATCTGGTGATGTACAATGCACTAATTGTTTAGTTTTTTCCCTCCATTTCTAGTAAACTAAATTCTAGTAATGGGTGAGCGGGAAACGATAGATGCATTCATCCTTGGTTACAAATATAGAAACAAAGATGCATATTTACTTGTAAATATGACACCCCTTTAGAATTTTACATTTGGTGTTATAATATAGTAATAGGACCATGGTCCATGTATAACATTGCATTGGACTTTGTCTTACGCATCTAGGGTTGCAGACAATTTCGGTTTGGACATGTAACCAGACCAGACTGGGTCTACCGGTCCAAGACCCTGATCGGACCGAACATAACCGGTCCGGTCCCCTGtccttaaaattaaaaaaatccgGTCTTCGATCCGGTCCGGTTCAACACCTGAAAACATACAATTCAGACCTGAATGGACCTGAAttcatttatataatttttttacctttattttatgttttcaaagtttatatatatatcacTTATATCATAATTTTAGTccaaattaataattaataaattaatgtAAAAAAATAGATCGACACTACACTCTAAATTACTAAAATTCGTATTTCATGTAATAAATATCGATATTCAtccatttaaaaattaatatttacttTTAAATTTATAATAAGATATGCACTTATTTGTAAAATTATATTGTCAGTCCAATCCGGTTTTTTCCGGTCTGGTCCTCGTTCCGTAGTTTTGATAAAATTCGACCTTCAATCCGGTCCGGTTTTGGAACGGAGCATCTATCTTTCTTGTTTGAACTTTTACAAATTTATGCATTTGAGGAGGTATGATCATCACATACATTATTTCAGGAATCAATAAGATCAAAAGTATCTAAATTGGTCCTGTTAGTTTTAATACTTGTTCACTCGATTAATAAAAACACCAATTTTGTTAGAGCCCTCTCTATATATTACAATAGTCTTGTACAATTTGTCATCACTTTTGCTTAGACTGGTTTGATGGGGTGGCTCTAGGTAAATCTAGAAAATAGAATGGTCACGATCAAGAAGATTTAATATTGCAAAAAACTGTATGGAGTTCATGATATTTTACTAAGCATCTATCTGGATATTTTTCCAGAAAGAGATTGTTTTTTTGTGTATTAcctaataataatttattttttggACCAATGAGTATGCAATAACTGTGTGTCTGTGACTAGTAAACGTGCCATTACTACAACTTGCTACTTTTTACAGTCAAAGTGAAAGCAGTCAAGAGAAGTTTTATGGTGCCATGTCTTATGCTATTACATTTTTGTGATCTTCTCAGTATTGAGTACTGGCCAGACCCACAACGTGGAATCAAGGAAGCTTACAGGGTTCTGAAGATAGGAGGGAAAGCTTGCGTGATTGGA
This sequence is a window from Apium graveolens cultivar Ventura chromosome 9, ASM990537v1, whole genome shotgun sequence. Protein-coding genes within it:
- the LOC141683288 gene encoding 2-methyl-6-phytyl-1,4-hydroquinone methyltransferase, chloroplastic-like gives rise to the protein MASSMLIGAQNLAFLNKSPVSPNELGFIRSDLHGKAHFPKISMVSCGKNSIFKNKNLVIQCTVSASRPASQPRFIQHKKEAFWFYRFLSIVYDHILNPGHWTEDMREVALEPVDLNDRNMIVVDVGGGTGFATLGIVKNVDAKNVTILDQSPHQLAKAREKKPLKECRIIEGDAEDLPFETDYADRYVSAGSIEYWPDPQRGIKEAYRVLKIGGKACVIGPVYPTFWLSRFFADAFMLFPTEEEYIEWFEKAGFKNVQLTRIGPKWYRGVRRHGLIIGCSVTGVKPTSGDSPLQMGPKVEDVSKPAHPVVFLIRLILGTLAGAYYAIVPIYMWLKDQVIPKGEPI